The region TATGAATATTCGACTGCCGCGCCTCTTGCTTGCCGGCATGGTGGGAGCTAACCTCGCCATCTCGGGGGCACTACTGCAGTCCGTAATGAGAAATCCTTTGGCAGACCCCGGCTTAACCGGGGTCTCCACAGGCGCAGCCTTGGTAGCAGTGACCATTATGCTGGTCTTTCCGTCTCTAAGCGGCCTTGTTCCGGTGGCAGCCTTTGTGGGCGGCACCCTGGCTGTCTTCTTGGTCTACCTGCTGGCCTGGAAGAGGGGCATCGACCCCATACGCATTATTCTTGCTGGTGTTGCCGTTAATGCCCTTTTGGGCGGTGGCACTTCTCTGCTCTCCATCTTGTACAGCGATCGCATCCAGGGTGTATTGATGTGGCTGAACGGTAGTATCGCTGGGCGCAGTTGGTATCATGTGCGGATGTTGGCGCCGTACTCTATCCTTGGATTGCTGGCTGCCGTCCTGTGCATCAAGGCCGCCAATTTGCTGCAACTTGGCGATGACGTGGCCAAGAATTTGGGACTCAAGGTCAATGTTGCCCGTGTAGTCTTGTCCTTTGTGGCCGCCTTTCTAGCGGGGATTTCTGTGTCTGTGGTGGGCCTCATTGGCTTTGTTGGGTTAATCATCCCCCATGTCAGTCGCCTACTCATCGGTAGCGATTACAAGTTCATGTTGCCACTGAGTGCTTTGCTTGGCTCTATATTGCTCATCATTGCCGATACCGCGGCCCGCACTGTCTTTAGACCAGTGGAGCTACCGGTAGGGATCATCATGGCTGTGGTGGGAGGACCCTTCTTCTTGTACTTGCTCAGAAAGGGAGGTGCGATGCGATAATGATTGCGGCTAAGAAGCTAACAATTGATTACGAGCGCAAA is a window of Bacillota bacterium DNA encoding:
- a CDS encoding iron ABC transporter permease, encoding MGILALVLLAFFAVSILSLRFGSLSFTSGEIISALFSEADSLARNIVMNIRLPRLLLAGMVGANLAISGALLQSVMRNPLADPGLTGVSTGAALVAVTIMLVFPSLSGLVPVAAFVGGTLAVFLVYLLAWKRGIDPIRIILAGVAVNALLGGGTSLLSILYSDRIQGVLMWLNGSIAGRSWYHVRMLAPYSILGLLAAVLCIKAANLLQLGDDVAKNLGLKVNVARVVLSFVAAFLAGISVSVVGLIGFVGLIIPHVSRLLIGSDYKFMLPLSALLGSILLIIADTAARTVFRPVELPVGIIMAVVGGPFFLYLLRKGGAMR